The genomic region TCGACTGCCACGCCGGCGAATCGGTCCCTGACGGCGAGGAGTATCATCAACCCCGTGCAGGTCGTAAACAGATTTAATCTTGGATTGCATAAAAACGCTTTCAATGCCGGTGTCGCGTGCGAAACCGACACATGCTGCATCGCGGTGGTCTAAGAAGCGCTGAGTCGTGCGCCGATGATTTCTCAAAATTGAAGAATGATTAGGCTTATAAATATATTCCCAAGTAATGTAATATGTCTCATAATTAAACAGCAACAGAAATCCTGTACCACTGCGCCTGGGGGCTATTCACCCGGTCGGTGTGATTAATCTATATTCTCATCTGAGACAAATTCACTATTGAATCAGTTTATTTACATGTGGGTAATTAAAATTATATTTTAGATATAGCTGTGACGGTCTCAATTTGGGGATGGATTGCGCTTACTCTCGCCGGAGTGGGCGTGATCGGAAGTGTGATACCGCTTATTCCTGGTGCGATTATATCAATAAGTGGTGTTTTGACGTATTGGTGGGCGAGCGGGTTCACTGAGCCACAAATAGGTATTCTTGCAGTACTGTTATTGGTTGGTGTCAGCACCGCTGTCGTTGACTTTGCTGGTGGGGCACTTGCCGCACATATAGGTGGTGCATCAAAAATAACGACTGGCATGGCGGTCGTCGTTGGGATTGGTCTGTTATTTATTACGGGTCCTGCTGGATTTCTTATCGGACTGGCAGGCACGGTTTTTATAATCGAGTTCGCACAATCTGCCGATAGCGAAGCGAGCATGCGAGCTGCCCTTGCCGCAACAGGTGGCGTTCTTGCCTCAACAGTTATTCAGTTTGTTATGACCGGTGGCATGTTTCTCACCCTTGGGATCATCATATTCACATAAGTTCAATATCTGATATTACTATGGTAGTTTGGACTACTGCTGTCCGCACGCGATTATATCTTTTATGTCGTAAGTATGAATTTGGTCGCCTGAACACGATTTAGGGAAGTGCGAGGAGAGAGCCTCGCGCTTTCGCGCGGAGATAAATCCGACAACCCCCACACGAATTACGTTGGACGTGTCAAACCGATGTTAAACCTGTCCTCACAATCAGCCAATATCGAGTTTTCCTCGATTTAACTTGAAAATATCATCTTCTATATTGAAATAGGGTGCAGGCAGTAAGAAGTACCTCCGAATCCCGTGCCGGAATAGCAGCACCGGTTTCGGCACAACCAGTAGCCGTCGTCAAGGCGTCTCCAAACTGTCCCCATCCAAACCCAGTGGTATAGAACCGTAGGAATCTCTCCCCTTCAGGCGGAGATGTTGTCAAATCTAATTCATTATGACCACGCAATCACACGCGCTGGTGCACCATCGGCGTCAATACGAAGTGGACAAACAAG from Haloquadratum walsbyi C23 harbors:
- a CDS encoding DUF456 domain-containing protein, which gives rise to MTVSIWGWIALTLAGVGVIGSVIPLIPGAIISISGVLTYWWASGFTEPQIGILAVLLLVGVSTAVVDFAGGALAAHIGGASKITTGMAVVVGIGLLFITGPAGFLIGLAGTVFIIEFAQSADSEASMRAALAATGGVLASTVIQFVMTGGMFLTLGIIIFT